In the Drosophila virilis strain 15010-1051.87 chromosome 4, Dvir_AGI_RSII-ME, whole genome shotgun sequence genome, aaaatatatatttaagttacAGCCGATGAGCTGAATTTCTCGGAACATAAAAGTTCAATTTGTTGAACTGGACATTGCGATAAGGTTAGTTGTATATAAAAGCATTATCAGAAGAGTGTCCGTAATTAATGATAGATTGTGCTGTGGGGCCTTTAAGTAGATTCGATTCAGCAACACAATCTTACTTGTGTTTTAAAATTACGGCTAGACGGTTGACAaattttttgctattttcgaAAGCCTCTCACCATGGATAGTACTCGGggtgcaattttttttatttgtttaattgctGCGACTGGCTGTACGCCGGCCATgcagaagaacaacaagaatcCGTATAATAATACGTGTTTGAAGAAAAATTTCGAAAGGGACAGTGACATGGAAAATATAAGTGAGCTAGTGGTAAGTTGAATTAAAACATtccttttataccctgtacccatttgAAATTCATATATAACAGCAGTAATGCATCTGTAATAAGATTCAGTTTATCATTTTGTTGATTACCCTCCTGATCTCTCCTAAAATGATAAGTCCAGTCCCGGGTTTTTGAGCATATTCCTGACCTTATAAGAAAGGTGCTGCTTACAAAAAAATTCAAGGTgtgcaatttaaaattaatcagATTATACAGATATACGTTATTGGCGAATTAATAGCCGAGAGTGTGGAACCCAGGTAAGAGGAAATAGACCAAACTGCAGCTTGGTACAGGGTGTTTTTTAGTCGGTCGCTTTCGACTAGAGAATTCATACTTTATACAACACCTCCTCTACACAGTCTGAGTATGAATGCTGTCCCGGATATGTTGGAGCGATTGACGATTGCAAGCCCGTTTGCTCTGTGGAATGTGATAGCAATAAGTACTGCTCTGCTCCAGAACACTGTGAATGCGTAGAGGGCTTTAAAATGGTCTTAAATGGAGACTGTCATCCGGCGTGTACAGAAGGCTACGAAATGCAGCCAACTGGTGAATGTGTGTCTAGGGCAGAAACCAAGGAAATCGAAGTGAAACCCAGTGAGGATTGCTATGTGGAAGATCCCTGCTTGCCTAAGGATCCGAATTTATGCACAAGGGAAGTGCCAGTCACTGGCGAACAGCAACCGGGGTACTATACATTAAAGGAAGAGtttgagaaattaaatattccaTTTCCCAATATTCTGTTTGTAAGTAAGCAAATTATTTCTGCATTGACATCGATTACCCTATATCCTATATGAAAAGACCAGAATTGAAAGATATTGCTGCGACGGCTACGGAAAGCAAACCGACGATGAGCTCTGCCAACCCGTGTGCCAACCCAACTGTGGTGCAAATGCCTACTGCAAGGCACCAAACAAATGTGCGTGCCAGGAAAACTACCATATGGGAGTAGAAGGACAGTGTGTGGAGAATTTTAAAGCCGTTGATCCGCATGTGTGCAGCAAAAATGTGGTAAAATGTTAACTACTTTAAACGTTTCCGTCAactatataaactatatatgcCCTACAGAGCACAACTGAGGTAAAAATCTACTGCTGTGATGGCTATGAACAAAATGCGCTTGGCGCACTCTGCCTGCCCAAATGCAGCCAAGGATGTGGCCGTAACTGCCGTTGTGTGCAACCTGAGGTGTGCGAATGTGAAGAGGCTGACGCCCACTGTCTGTGTAAGCCAGGCTATGCCAAGGGCAAATCCGGACACTGTGAACCACTCTGTGCAGCGGGTTGTCCCGTGCACAGCAGTTGCCTTTCGTACGGACTATGTCAGTGCCTAGAGGGCTACACAAACAGCACCGGCAGCTGCCAGCCCAATTGCCTGGCCATGCCAGAAAACAGTAAGTGCGTACGTCCAGGCGAATGGGAATGCGATTTGGGCTACATCAAGCTACCCGACGCCAATGGGCAGAGCTACACCTGTCAGCCGCATTGTAGGCAGAGCTGCTCCACCTATGGCAAGTGTGTGGAACCCAATGTGTGCGAGTGCCTGCCTGGCTTTAAGGCCATTCTGCTTGGCCAGGACCCAGAGACCAAACAATTCGTTGAGGAATGCCGACCAGTTGAATTGACCGACTCTCTTCCATATCCATATGAGCGATACACAACTGAAGCTTCAAATGACCAAATACTGCCACATAAAACTGAAAAGATCTCATTTCGAACCCTATAGGCTCCACTTGCTGGAAGACTAAACACATACTAGAATAAATTTGTATCACCTAATTAGctcttttgcattttgtatacCGCATTTAATAACAGAAACATTTTGATTggccaatttcaatttttataataaaataaatctttcATATCCTGTATTGTTTCTTcaaacaattaaatgaaatatttatacaattgtGCATATACATCCTAAATCTTGttcaacaaaattttaaacGGCCTTTCTGACCTATTTCagtttacatttattttgtttttttttttttttctaaatttattagATTTCAAACTTTGCAAACTTAATACAACGTTTAGGCAATTTTATAGTAGAGAAaacctataaaaaaaaatcc is a window encoding:
- the LOC26530398 gene encoding cell death abnormality protein 1, with product MDSTRGAIFFICLIAATGCTPAMQKNNKNPYNNTCLKKNFERDSDMENISELVSEYECCPGYVGAIDDCKPVCSVECDSNKYCSAPEHCECVEGFKMVLNGDCHPACTEGYEMQPTGECVSRAETKEIEVKPSEDCYVEDPCLPKDPNLCTREVPVTGEQQPGYYTLKEEFEKLNIPFPNILFTRIERYCCDGYGKQTDDELCQPVCQPNCGANAYCKAPNKCACQENYHMGVEGQCVENFKAVDPHVCSKNVSTTEVKIYCCDGYEQNALGALCLPKCSQGCGRNCRCVQPEVCECEEADAHCLCKPGYAKGKSGHCEPLCAAGCPVHSSCLSYGLCQCLEGYTNSTGSCQPNCLAMPENSKCVRPGEWECDLGYIKLPDANGQSYTCQPHCRQSCSTYGKCVEPNVCECLPGFKAILLGQDPETKQFVEECRPVELTDSLPYPYERYTTEASNDQILPHKTEKISFRTL